Sequence from the Gemmatimonadota bacterium genome:
AGGGCGTCGTCCGCTACACCGGCAGCGGTGGCACGCAGGCGCTGTCGGCGGAGCTCGCCAAGGTGGTCGCACCATGAGCCGGTTGCTCGGGATCGGCGCCCTGCTGCTGACCCTCGCACTGCCGGCCGCGGCGCAGGACGGCGACCAGCCGGTCCGGTTGCGGCTGTTGCTCGACGACGCGCCGAGCGTTGGGCGGAAGGCGCCGGCCATCGTCCTCCCCTATGCCACGCGGAGCGGTGTCGGGCCAGCCGACCAACCGTTCACGCTGGCCCGCGAGATCGGACGCGTGGTGGTGCTGGTGTTCTATCCGGGCAACTTCACCGCGGCCTCGACCGCCGAGTGGCAGGCGCTGCGGGAGCGGTCGGCCACGCTTGCCCCGGAGGGTGTCGTGCTGGTCGGGATCTCAACCGATTCCCTGGTCTCGCACGTACGATTCGCATCCGACCTCGATTTGCCCTTCAAGTTGCTCAGCGACGCGGATCGCGCCATCATCCAGCGGTACGGTGTTGCGGATGGCCCGCGCGCCCGGCGCGCCGTGGTGGTGGTGGGGGCGGACGGTACCGTGCGCTACCTTGATCCAGCTTTTGCGGTGCTCGATCCCGAGAGCTACGTCCACCTCGCCGCCGCAATCCGGGCGGCCAAGGAGAACCGATGATCCGACGGACCCTGCTGGCGGTCGTGCTGCTGCTCCTGCCGGCCGTGGTGCACGCCCAGGTGGCGGGCGAGGCCAGCGCATCGAAGTGGTTGCTGGAGGATGCGCGCGGGAGCTTCTGCGTCTGGTACCTCGCCGATCCCGCCATCGCGCCGAAGCTGGCGCCCAAGGGAACGACCTTGACGCCGGCGGGAACGGGCGCCGGCCTCCCGCCGGCGGTCGTTCGGGTCATCCGCGACGAGCCCCAGTTCGCCAGCTGGATCCCGGCGGTCATCTGCGTCGGCCGCTATGGGGCGGTCACGGTGGACGGGGAGACGGCGGGGCGGGCGCGGGACGACCGCAGCATCCTGCTGATGACCCATGCCATCGCCGCCGCCGCGCCGCGAGGGCAGAGCGGCGCCGTCTACCATCTGCTGGAGCTCTCGACCGACAACGGGAACGTCGCCCGGATGGCTGAAGCGGCCGGGATCCGGATCGAACGGCGGGAACTGGACATCGTGCCGGCTCGTGAGGGGCGGGACGACGTGCTGACGATCCAGGTGGAGAAGGCGAAGTTGATCTGGAGCGGGCATGCGACGGGCGAATCCCGTGTCGAAGCGACACAGCCGATGTCATTCGGACTCGCTGGAATGCGGACCAGCAACTGGCGGCTGGACGCCTCCTTCGCGCCGGACACCAGCCGGTTGGTGGTCGGGCAGCTCCGGGTGGAAGGGAAGGATGACCTCGCAAAGGCGCTCAAAGCCTCACCAATCCGCTGGGTAGGGCCGATACTGGCGGGCGGCCGAGGCGAATGGCTGTTCACCCGGGGCGGTGGTCGCTAGGCCTGGTCATTTTGAGCACGGAGCTTGCAATAGCGGCCCTCGGCATCGTGCGTCCGGCTCCGGCAATACCATGGAGATCGGGACTCGACGCCGGGGGTCGAGTGGTTACAAGTGAATACGGGGCAAGCAGTTGAC
This genomic interval carries:
- a CDS encoding redoxin domain-containing protein; its protein translation is MSRLLGIGALLLTLALPAAAQDGDQPVRLRLLLDDAPSVGRKAPAIVLPYATRSGVGPADQPFTLAREIGRVVVLVFYPGNFTAASTAEWQALRERSATLAPEGVVLVGISTDSLVSHVRFASDLDLPFKLLSDADRAIIQRYGVADGPRARRAVVVVGADGTVRYLDPAFAVLDPESYVHLAAAIRAAKENR